A genomic segment from Bradyrhizobium sp. CB1015 encodes:
- a CDS encoding MarR family winged helix-turn-helix transcriptional regulator yields MAELSLIDDIRAASRLMVRELGFMDATVAASGYPPSAVHTILEIGIRGPMTSGELGDFLRLEKSSVSRLVRKLIDCGELRETPDEADARSKLLSLTAKGRRTLEALHAFGRQQVRGALAALTPAEQRTVREGMMLYAQALRQSRVEDEAAA; encoded by the coding sequence ATGGCCGAGCTTTCGCTGATCGACGACATCCGCGCCGCCTCGCGCCTGATGGTGCGCGAGCTCGGCTTCATGGACGCGACGGTAGCGGCCTCGGGCTATCCGCCCTCGGCGGTCCACACCATCCTGGAGATCGGCATCCGCGGCCCGATGACCTCGGGCGAGCTCGGCGATTTCCTACGGCTGGAGAAATCCAGCGTCAGTCGCTTGGTGCGCAAGCTGATCGATTGCGGCGAGCTCAGGGAGACGCCGGACGAGGCGGATGCGCGCAGCAAGCTGCTGTCGCTGACGGCGAAGGGTCGGCGCACGCTGGAGGCGCTGCATGCGTTCGGCCGGCAGCAGGTGCGCGGCGCGCTGGCGGCGCTGACGCCGGCCGAGCAGCGCACGGTGCGCGAGGGCATGATGCTCTATGCGCAGGCGCTGCGGCAGAGCCGGGTGGAGGATGAGGCGGCGGCGTGA
- a CDS encoding SDR family oxidoreductase codes for MQVTGKVVVVTGGANGIGKALCEAFHNAGAAKVVVADMDAANARAVAAMVDGAAFKCDVAQEKDIVHVIEETERQFGPIALFCSNAGIGGGFDPMSENAGGASDEPWQRSWAIHVMAHVYAARHLIPRMRARGGGYFLNTISAAGLLSQVGSPAYSTTKHAAVGFAENLAISHKAHNIKVSILCPQGVDTKMLRSIPKGPQSGDGDLTPEQVAKDVLAGLEQETFLILPHPQVLGYMRKKTENYDRWIGGMAKIQAKMREEFGK; via the coding sequence ATGCAGGTGACCGGCAAGGTCGTGGTCGTCACGGGCGGCGCAAACGGGATCGGCAAGGCGCTGTGCGAGGCCTTTCACAATGCAGGTGCGGCCAAGGTCGTGGTCGCGGACATGGACGCGGCCAATGCGAGAGCGGTCGCCGCCATGGTGGATGGCGCCGCCTTCAAATGCGACGTCGCGCAGGAAAAGGACATCGTCCACGTCATCGAGGAGACGGAGCGGCAGTTCGGGCCGATCGCGCTGTTCTGCTCCAATGCCGGCATCGGCGGCGGGTTCGATCCGATGTCGGAGAATGCCGGTGGCGCTTCCGACGAGCCGTGGCAGCGCAGCTGGGCAATCCACGTCATGGCGCATGTCTATGCGGCGCGGCATCTCATCCCCCGCATGAGGGCGCGCGGCGGCGGCTATTTCCTCAACACCATCTCGGCGGCGGGCCTGTTGTCGCAGGTCGGCAGCCCGGCCTATTCGACGACGAAGCACGCTGCGGTCGGTTTTGCCGAGAACCTCGCGATCTCGCACAAGGCCCACAACATCAAGGTCTCGATCCTCTGCCCGCAGGGTGTCGACACCAAAATGCTGCGCTCGATTCCCAAGGGCCCGCAATCCGGCGACGGCGACCTGACGCCCGAGCAAGTGGCGAAAGACGTGCTCGCCGGCCTCGAGCAGGAGACGTTCCTGATCCTGCCGCACCCGCAAGTGCTCGGCTACATGCGCAAGAAGACCGAGAACTACGACCGCTGGATCGGCGGCATGGCCAAGATCCAGGCCAAGATGCGGGAAGAGTTCGGGAAGTGA
- the trhA gene encoding PAQR family membrane homeostasis protein TrhA, with amino-acid sequence MTVFQMKQFASNSVHAAADAIGWDYDRAELIADGVVHAIGVLAGIIAATVLVVLTAVYADATDIVGVSVYVAGLLSMLVLSATYNLWPVSPAKWLLRRFDHSAIYLLIAATYTPFIMPLKDSVFALALLAGVWCVAILGIVLKLFFPGRFDRVSVGIYLAMGWSGMMLYDAVVRALPTLVLGFILAGGLLYSFGVIFHAWRRLRFQNAIWHGFVLAGAACHYTAVLDLVLS; translated from the coding sequence ATGACCGTCTTCCAAATGAAACAGTTCGCGTCCAATTCCGTCCACGCCGCAGCCGACGCGATCGGCTGGGACTACGATCGCGCCGAGCTGATTGCCGACGGCGTCGTCCACGCGATCGGCGTGCTCGCGGGCATCATCGCCGCAACCGTGCTGGTGGTGCTGACGGCGGTCTATGCCGACGCCACCGACATCGTCGGCGTCTCGGTCTATGTCGCCGGCCTGCTCTCGATGCTGGTGCTGTCGGCGACCTATAATCTCTGGCCGGTCTCGCCAGCCAAATGGCTGCTGCGCCGCTTCGACCATTCCGCGATCTATCTCTTGATCGCCGCGACCTACACGCCGTTCATCATGCCGCTGAAGGACAGCGTGTTCGCGCTGGCGCTGCTCGCCGGCGTCTGGTGCGTCGCCATTCTCGGCATCGTGCTGAAGCTTTTCTTCCCCGGCCGGTTCGACCGCGTCTCGGTCGGCATCTACCTCGCGATGGGCTGGAGCGGCATGATGCTCTACGATGCCGTGGTCAGGGCGTTGCCCACGCTGGTGCTGGGCTTCATCCTTGCCGGCGGCTTGCTCTACAGCTTTGGCGTGATCTTCCACGCCTGGCGGCGGCTGCGCTTTCAGAATGCGATCTGGCACGGCTTTGTCTTGGCCGGGGCGGCATGCCATTATACCGCGGTGCTCGACCTCGTGTTGAGCTGA
- a CDS encoding YcjX family protein, which produces MAFSFQDMVEEARLSARALIDYGEHFFNPTVRLGVTGLSRAGKTVFITALIHGLTRGGRFPVFEAYASGRIARAHLAPQPDDAVPRFAYESHLRALIEERRWPNSTVDISELRLVIDYQRPNGADRTLTLDIVDYPGEWLLDLPLLHKSYEQWSTESLALSREAPRAHLATEWHTHLATLKPEAREDEQATLTAAKLFTDYLRACRDERFAMSLLPPGRFLMPGNLADTPALTFAPLDLPAGGEAPEGSLWAMMVRRFEAYKDVVVRPFFRDHFARLDRQIVLADALAAFNSGPGALHDLEAALAGILDCFNIGRSTILSSLFRPRIDRILFAATKADHLHHSSHDRLEAVLRRAVSRAVARAENTGAAIDVVALAAVRATREAQVARGRDKLPSILGTPAAGESAGGEFFDGNTEVATFPGDLPLDPEPLFNGTDAFRGLATEAAGNSDFRFLRFRPPKLEREGADEPTLPHIRLDRALQFLIGDKLA; this is translated from the coding sequence ATGGCATTCAGTTTCCAGGATATGGTCGAGGAGGCGCGGCTGTCGGCGCGGGCGCTGATCGACTATGGCGAGCATTTCTTCAACCCGACGGTGCGGCTTGGTGTCACCGGCCTGTCGCGCGCCGGTAAGACCGTATTCATCACCGCACTGATCCACGGCCTGACGCGCGGCGGCCGGTTTCCGGTGTTCGAGGCCTATGCCTCGGGCCGGATCGCGCGCGCGCACCTGGCGCCGCAACCGGATGATGCCGTGCCGCGCTTTGCCTATGAAAGCCATCTGCGCGCGCTGATCGAGGAACGGCGCTGGCCGAACTCGACCGTGGACATCAGCGAGCTCAGGCTCGTGATCGACTACCAGCGCCCGAACGGCGCCGACCGCACCTTGACGCTCGACATCGTCGACTATCCCGGCGAATGGCTGCTGGACCTGCCGCTGCTCCACAAGAGCTACGAGCAATGGTCGACGGAGAGCCTGGCGCTGTCGCGCGAGGCGCCGCGAGCGCATCTCGCGACCGAGTGGCACACCCATCTTGCAACGCTCAAGCCCGAGGCGCGCGAGGACGAGCAGGCAACGCTGACGGCCGCAAAGCTCTTCACGGATTATTTGCGCGCCTGCCGCGACGAGCGCTTTGCGATGAGCCTGTTGCCGCCCGGCCGCTTCCTGATGCCCGGCAATCTCGCCGATACGCCGGCGCTGACCTTTGCGCCGCTGGATTTGCCCGCTGGCGGAGAGGCGCCCGAGGGATCGCTGTGGGCGATGATGGTGCGGCGCTTCGAGGCCTACAAGGACGTCGTGGTGCGGCCGTTCTTCCGCGATCATTTCGCGCGGCTCGATCGCCAGATCGTGCTGGCCGATGCGCTCGCCGCGTTCAACTCCGGCCCCGGGGCGCTGCACGATCTCGAAGCCGCGCTCGCCGGCATTCTCGACTGCTTCAACATCGGCCGCAGCACGATCCTCTCCAGCCTGTTCCGGCCGCGCATCGACCGCATCCTGTTCGCGGCCACCAAGGCGGATCATCTGCATCATTCCAGCCACGACCGGCTCGAGGCGGTGCTGCGCCGCGCCGTCTCGCGCGCGGTCGCACGCGCGGAAAACACCGGAGCGGCGATCGACGTCGTCGCACTCGCCGCCGTGCGCGCCACGCGCGAAGCGCAGGTGGCGCGGGGCCGCGACAAGTTGCCGTCGATCCTGGGAACACCCGCCGCGGGCGAAAGCGCCGGTGGCGAGTTCTTCGACGGCAACACCGAGGTTGCGACCTTTCCGGGCGATCTGCCGCTCGATCCCGAACCGCTGTTCAATGGGACGGATGCGTTCCGCGGGCTCGCGACGGAGGCGGCCGGCAACAGTGATTTCCGCTTCCTGCGCTTCCGCCCGCCGAAGCTCGAACGCGAGGGTGCCGACGAGCCGACGCTGCCACACATCCGCCTCGACCGTGCCTTGCAGTTCCTGATCGGAGACAAGCTCGCATGA
- a CDS encoding YcjF family protein has product MNDRSKPRRPATFRLDDPGVVVTEADETSRLGRATIQITPEPDPAMLPVPVQAALPARRGFPWGTLFWSGLAGLTLLGTGLGVVHLIEDLFARSESLGFVGLAFAAVTALALAVVIGREAFGLARLATIEKLHQRAAAVLVSDDRKESRVIVQDLLKIAHQNPQLARARATLESHAGEIIDGADMIRLAERELMSPLDAEARRLVSSAAQKVSIVTAVSPRAAIDVLFVFVAALRLIRQLAYLYGGRPGALGMIRLLRHVIAHLAITGGMAASDSLVQQMLGHGIAAKLSQRLGEGVLNGLLTARLGLAAIDVTRPLPFAALPPPKLSDLATDLLRKKDGEE; this is encoded by the coding sequence ATGAACGACCGATCGAAGCCACGGCGGCCGGCGACGTTCCGGCTGGACGATCCCGGCGTCGTCGTCACCGAGGCCGACGAGACCAGCCGGCTCGGCCGCGCGACGATCCAGATCACACCGGAGCCCGATCCGGCGATGCTGCCGGTGCCGGTGCAAGCCGCACTCCCGGCGCGGCGCGGCTTTCCCTGGGGCACTCTGTTCTGGTCGGGGCTCGCGGGATTGACGCTGCTCGGCACCGGGCTCGGCGTCGTCCATCTGATCGAGGATCTGTTCGCGCGCAGCGAATCCCTCGGCTTCGTCGGTCTTGCCTTCGCCGCCGTCACCGCGCTGGCGCTCGCGGTGGTGATCGGGCGCGAGGCGTTCGGGCTGGCGCGGCTTGCGACCATCGAGAAGCTGCATCAGCGCGCAGCGGCCGTGCTGGTCAGCGACGATCGCAAGGAGAGCCGGGTCATCGTGCAGGACCTGCTCAAGATCGCGCACCAGAACCCACAGCTGGCGCGCGCCCGCGCGACGCTGGAGAGCCATGCCGGCGAGATCATCGACGGCGCCGACATGATCCGGCTCGCCGAGCGCGAGTTGATGTCGCCGCTGGACGCGGAAGCGCGGCGGCTGGTGTCCTCAGCCGCGCAGAAGGTCTCGATCGTCACCGCGGTGAGCCCGCGCGCGGCAATCGATGTGCTGTTCGTGTTCGTGGCCGCGCTGCGCCTGATCCGCCAGCTCGCTTATCTCTATGGCGGCCGGCCCGGCGCGCTCGGCATGATCCGCCTGCTCCGCCACGTCATCGCCCATCTCGCCATCACCGGCGGCATGGCCGCGAGCGACAGCCTGGTGCAGCAGATGCTCGGACATGGCATCGCAGCAAAGCTGTCGCAGCGGCTCGGCGAAGGCGTGCTGAATGGATTGCTGACGGCGCGGCTGGGATTGGCCGCGATCGATGTCACGAGGCCGCTGCCGTTCGCGGCCTTGCCGCCGCCGAAGCTGTCGGATCTGGCAACGGATCTGTTGCGGAAGAAGGACGGGGAAGAGTAG